A DNA window from Christiangramia salexigens contains the following coding sequences:
- a CDS encoding FKBP-type peptidyl-prolyl cis-trans isomerase, producing the protein MRLNKLMMICLLAFIVFSCNKDDDNPEPTPPRDRGEQAIADDQALIDYLSTHFYNYEEFENPSENFDYVVRFDTIAGDNSDKTPIIDSDKLLTKTVNYQGVDQLLYVLKVREGEGPKPAATDSTLVGYKGELLNSSVFDSNLKSPLWFNLSGYQVRGSNGGATRVGNVIEGFGKGLSEFRASTGFTLNSDNSVEWNNDYGIGALFIPSGLGYFSSPRPSIPAYSPLIFTFKLYRVNEADHDGDGIPSYMEDLDGDGDVFNDDSDEDGLSNHSDADDDGDGTPTRKEIIINEDGSIEFPDSNNNGIPDYLDPDTFQ; encoded by the coding sequence ATGATGATAATCCAGAGCCAACCCCACCGAGAGACAGAGGGGAGCAGGCAATTGCCGATGACCAGGCTTTAATAGATTACCTATCTACACATTTCTATAATTACGAGGAGTTCGAGAACCCTTCAGAAAATTTTGACTATGTAGTTAGATTCGATACCATCGCAGGTGATAATTCTGATAAAACTCCGATTATAGATTCAGATAAACTTCTAACCAAGACCGTTAACTATCAGGGCGTAGATCAGTTATTATACGTTTTAAAAGTAAGAGAAGGGGAAGGGCCTAAACCGGCTGCCACAGATTCTACTTTGGTAGGTTATAAGGGAGAACTGTTAAACAGCAGTGTATTTGATAGTAATCTTAAATCTCCCTTATGGTTCAATTTATCCGGTTATCAGGTTAGAGGAAGTAATGGTGGCGCCACCCGGGTTGGTAATGTGATCGAAGGATTTGGAAAAGGCCTTAGTGAGTTTCGTGCGTCTACAGGATTTACTCTGAATTCCGATAATAGTGTAGAATGGAATAACGACTATGGGATAGGAGCCTTGTTTATTCCATCTGGATTGGGATATTTTTCTTCACCAAGACCATCTATTCCGGCTTACTCTCCATTGATTTTTACATTTAAGCTTTACAGAGTTAATGAGGCCGATCATGACGGCGACGGCATACCTTCTTATATGGAGGATCTTGATGGTGATGGAGATGTCTTCAACGATGATTCTGATGAAGATGGCTTAAGTAATCATTCCGATGCCGATGATGACGGGGATGGAACTCCAACACGAAAGGAGATTATTATTAACGAGGATGGAAGCATTGAGTTTCCCGATTCTAATAATAATGGAATTCCGGATTATTTAGATCCTGATACATTTCAATAA
- a CDS encoding outer membrane beta-barrel protein: MKKLLIIGLLATAFTASAQEAKFGIKGGLNYGATGEYESPQEGAEDFTSSFEDGENKTGFHAGVFAQFEMLGIFIRPELMYTELNTKYSNFNYKLDKIDAPVLVGVNVLGPLNIKAGPSFQYILSNKLENTNMQIGEVEKDITMGYQLGGGLELGRLGFDVRYEGAFTENTAFSESASDNFSIDSRPSQWILSASYSF; this comes from the coding sequence ATGAAAAAGCTACTTATTATTGGTTTACTTGCCACTGCATTTACTGCCAGTGCACAGGAAGCCAAATTCGGAATTAAAGGTGGATTAAATTACGGAGCCACCGGAGAATATGAATCACCACAGGAAGGTGCAGAAGATTTTACGTCTTCCTTTGAAGACGGAGAAAATAAAACCGGATTTCACGCCGGAGTATTTGCTCAATTCGAAATGTTAGGAATTTTTATCCGTCCGGAGTTAATGTATACTGAATTAAATACGAAATACTCCAACTTCAACTATAAATTGGATAAAATAGATGCTCCTGTTCTGGTTGGAGTAAATGTACTTGGACCACTAAATATTAAAGCTGGACCATCATTTCAATATATATTGAGCAATAAACTTGAAAACACCAATATGCAGATTGGAGAAGTTGAAAAGGATATTACAATGGGATATCAATTAGGAGGTGGATTAGAATTAGGCCGTCTTGGATTTGATGTAAGGTATGAAGGTGCTTTCACAGAAAATACAGCCTTTAGCGAATCTGCTTCAGATAATTTCAGCATAGATTCCAGACCCTCACAATGGATACTTAGTGCATCTTATTCGTTCTAA